CGCCTCCGTCTCGCCGCCCGCCCGGCGGCACGGAGGCCGGCCTGACAGACTGCGCGGTATGCGCGTCTACCTGGGATCCGATCACGCCGGTTTCGAGCTGAAGGTGCACCTGGCCAACCACCTGGCCACGCAGGGGTACGAGGTGGTCGACGTCGGCCCGCACGCCTTCGACCCGGACGACGACTACCCGGCGTTCTGCCTGCACACCGGTGACCGGGTGGTCAACGATCCGGGCAGCCTCGGCGTGGTCATCGGCGGCTCCGGCAACGGCGAGCAGATCGCCGCGAACAAGGTCGCCGGCGTCCGCGCGGCGCTCGCCTGGAACATCGACACCGCGCAGCTGGCCCGGGAGCACAACGACGCCAACATCATCGCGGTCGGCGCCCGCCAGCACACCCTGGACGAGGCGACCGCCCTGGTCGAGGCGTTCCTGACCACGCCGTTCTCCGGCAACCCCCGGCACTCCCGGCGGATCGCCCAGGTCGCGTCGTACGAGCAGACCCGCGAGCTGCCCGACCTGCCTGCCTGATCGCGTCAGCGGCCGGGGCGGGGGAGGTCCTCGCGGGGCACCCAGTTGCGCCGGATGATCACCACGCGGGCCTCGGCCTCGGCGAGATCCGCGTCGGTCGGCCGGGCGGCGTCCCGGGCCCGCAGCGCGGCGGTCACCCCGACCTGCGACGAGCCGGAACCGACCAGGCCGCGCAGCCCCCGCTCGCCCTCCTCGGCGGGGCCGGGGCGGCGGCCGCGGGGCGGCTCGTCGTGCACCCCGGCCGTCGTGGCACTCGGCCCGTCCGGGGCCGGCGAACCGGTCTCGGCCTCGCCGTGGTGCCGCAGCCGTCGGCGCCGTCGCTCCACATCACCCATCAGCCGACCGTACCGTCTCGGCGACCCGCCGGGCCCGTCAGAACACCTCCATCGGGGCCGGGGCGCGGTGCCAGCCGAACGCCGGACCGGCCGCCGCGAGCGACCTCGGCACCAGTTCCCGGACCCGGCCGGCGGCGGCGAGCGCCCCGAGTCCGGCGCCGCCCAGGTAGAGCTCGCCGAGGGCGCGTACGTCGCAGGCGAGCTGGGCCGACGCGGCGGTGGCCGTGCAGGTCGCGCCCGACGGGCCGCCGACCAGGTGCCACCGGCCGGCGTTCTCCGGCAGCAGCTCGTCGGTGACCTCGATCACCACGTCGAGGTCGGTGGCGTACCGGCGGGCGGCCAGCGCGGCGGGCAGGTCGACCACGCGTACCCAGAGCCCGTCGGAGAGCTGGGCGCCGAGCTGCCGCGGCTCGTTCACCAGCCACAACAGCGGCTCGTCCACGGCGGCGGTACGGAAGGACAGCCGCCGGGTCAGGTCGATCGAGAGCAGCAGCCGCCACAGCGCCAGGTACGCGTCGGGGTTTTCCGCGACCATCTCGTCGACCCGGACCTCGCCGCGCGGGCCGCCGCGGTCCCACTCGTCCTTCGTCCGGAACAGCGCGTACCCGTCGAGCCCCGCCGCCCCCTCGTGCAGCAGCACCCGCCGCTCGGTGGCACCCTCCCGCAGGCTCTTCACGTCGGCCAGCACGTACCGCCACCAGCGCTCGTCCCGGTCCGACCAGCCGGCGCGGTGAGCGCGGACCCGGTCGTACAGCCGGGCCAGCTCGGCCGGCCGCGCGGCCGGCTGGTCCAGGCGGAGCGTGCCCGCGACGGACGCCGCCTGCTCCGGCAGGCGCAGTTCGGTGGTGTCGCAGCTGATGGTGAGCCGCTGCGCGGCCAGGCCGTAGCCGAACCGGGGGTAGATCCGACCCTCGCTGGCCCAGAGCACCGCGACCGGCTCCCGGCCGGCGTCGCGGATCTCCCGCAGCTGGCGGCGCATCAGAGCGGTGAGCAGGCCCCGGCGGCGGTGGGTCGGGGCGACCGAGACCCCCGTCACGTGCGCCGCCGGCACGCTGGCGCCGGGCACCCCCAGCTCCCGGGTGAACGCCGCGGCGTACGCGACCGCCGTCGTGCCGTCGCGGACCAGCAGCCCGCGTTCCGGTTCGAAGATCCCTCGCTCGACCTCCAGCAGCTCCGGGTCGAGACCGACGTGGAAGGCCAGGGCCAGCAGCCCGGCGATCTCGTCGAAATCCTCGGCGCGGGGCACCACCACATCGGTCATCGGATGTGTGTAACGCATCACCGGCGGGGTCGGCGACCGATTTGCCGGCTCGCTACCCTCGGAAACGTGGCCGGCGTCGGTCACGGGGAGGACACGAGATGGCGGACCAGACCCAGCCGTGGGCCGAGCGCACCGTGGAGGTGCCGCCGCAGCCCGGGGTGCCGACCCAGCGGGACCCGTACCGGCGGGGGGTGGCCTCGGTGGGCCAGCGGCGCACCCCGCGCACCGAGCAGTTCCCCACCGCCGACCCCGCCGACTGGTCCGGCGGCTCCGCCCCGCGCCGGCCGATGGGCTGGCACCTGGCCCAGCTGCGCCGCGGCGGCGAGTGGAGCGCGGCGGGCGGCCTCTTCGCCTTCGTCTGCTGGGGCATCTGGGCGATCTCCGGCCGCGGTGACCTGACCGCGCCGCTGCTGACCTTCGTGCTGAGCCTGCTCACCGCGGTCGGCCTCTTCGCGCTCTCCCGCCTGCTCGGCCGGCTGATCTGGGAGCGCCAGCTGGGCCGGGTCCGGCGCAGCGCCCGTGGCGCGCACCTGGTGACGGCGCTCTTCCTGGCCGGCGTGGGGGTCGCCTACCTTCAGCAGACCGAGTGGGTCGTGACGGCCTGGAACTGGGTCACCGGCAACTGATCCCGGTACCCGCGGGCGGGTCGGCGTCGCGCCGCCCGCCCGCGCGCCCGGTCGCGGGATGCCGCGACGCCGGTCGTCACTCCACCAGGACGTCGGCTCCTTACCCGGCGGGGCGCGGTTCATCCGCTGCCCGGACCGGCCGTTCGGCGATCCGCGCGGCGCGTCCGGCGCACCGATCCCGGTCGGCCGTCGTGCCGGCGGGCGTTCGCGGACCAGCATTGGGGCCATGGGCGCGTATCGATCAGCGTACGAGCGGAGCATCGCCGACCCGGCCGGCTTCTGGCGGGACGCGGCGGCGGACATCGACTGGTTCCGGGCGCCGGAGCGGATCCTCGACGACAGCGCTGCGCCGCTGTACCGCTGGTTCCCCGACGCGGTGCTGAACACCTGCCACAACGCGCTCGACCGGCACGTGGCGGCCGGTCGCGGCGACCAGCCGGCGCTGATCCATGACAGCCCGGTCACCGGCACGGTACGCACGTACAGCTACGCGGAACTGCTCGCGGAGACCGCCCGGTTCGCCGGGGCGCTGCGCCGGCTCGGCGTCGGCCGGGGCGACCGGGTGCTGCTCTACCTGGCCATGGTGCCGGAGGCGGTGATCGCCATGCTGGCCTGCGCCCGGATCGGTGCGGTCCACTCGGTGGTCTTCGGCGGCTTCGCCGCGCACGAGCTGGCCGTCCGGATCGACGACGCCCGGCCGACGGTGATCGTCGCCACCTCCTGCGGCATCGAGGTGGACCGGGTCGTCGACTACCACCCGATCCTGACCGCCGCGCTAACCGAGGCGGCACACGGACCCGCGCACTGCGTGATCGTGCAGCGCCCGCAGCGTCCCGCGCCGCTGCTGCCCGGCCGGGACCTGACCTGGGACGAGGTGATGGCCGACGCCGAACCGGTGGACTGCGTGCCGGTCGCCGCCACCGACCCGCTCTACATCCTCTACACCTCCGGCACCACCGGTCGGCCCAAGGGCGTGGTGCGGGACAACGGCGGGCACGCGGTCGCGCTGCGCTGGTCGATGCGGAACGTCTACGACATCGGGCCGGGCGAGGTGTTCTGGGCCGCCTCCGATGTCGGCTGGGTGGTCGGCCACTCCTACATCGTGTACGCGCCGCTGCTCACCGGCGCGACCACCGTGCTCTACGAGGGCAAGCCGGTCGGCACGCCCGATGCGGGCGCGTTCTGGCGGGTGATCGCCCAGCACCGGGTGGCCGCGCTGTTCACCGCGCCGACCGCGATCCGGGCCATCCGCCGGCAGGACCCGGACGGCGCGCTGATCTCCGGGTACGACCTGAGCAGCCTCCGCACCCTCTTCCTCGCCGGCGAGCGGCTCGACCCGGACACCTGGGCCTGGGCGGGGGAGCGCCTCGGCGTGCCGGTGGTGGACAACTGGTGGCAGACCGAGACGGGCTGGCCGGTCGCGGCGAACCCGCGCGGCCTGCAGCCGCTGCCGATCAAGCCCGGATCCCCGTCGGTGCCCGTGCCCGGGTACGACGTCCGGGTGGTCGACGGCACCGGCCGGGAGGTTCCGCCCGACACCGACGGCTCGATCGTGATCCGGCTGCCCCTGCCGCCCGGCTGCCTGCCCACCCTGTGGGGCGACGACGAGCGGTACGTCCGCTCCTACCTGTCCACCTTCCCCGGCCACTACCTGACCGGCGACGGCGGGCGGTTCGACGCCGCCGGCTACCTCTACGTGATGGGCCGCACCGACGACGTGATCAACGTGGCCGGGCACCGGCTCTCCACCGGGGCGATGGAGGAGGTGCTGGCCGGCCACCCCGCGGTCGCCGAGTGCGCGGTGATCGGCGTCGCGGACGCCCTGAAGGGCCAGGTGCCCAGCGGGTACGTGGTGCTCAAGGCCGGCGCCGAGGTGGACCCGGACGCCCTCGCCGGCGAGCTGGTCGCCCTGGTCCGGCAGCGGATCGGCCCGGTGGCCGCGTTCCGTCGGGTGACCGTGGTGCCGGCGCTGCCGAAGACCCGCTCCGGCAAGATCCTCCGCCGGACGATGCGCGGCCTGGTCGAGGGGCGGGACGAGCCGGTCCCGGCGACCATCGACGACCCGGCCACCCTGGCGGTCTTCCGCGGCCTCGGGGCCGGGGCCGACTGATCCGGCGCCGGCCGGGGGTCTGCGGTCAGCCGGCGGCGAAGCGGTGCAGAACGAAGTCCTTCGCCGAGCCGCAGGCGATCACCTCGGTGTTCCACGAGCAGGATTCGCCGCGCACGTCCTTGAGCTGGCCCAGTTCGACGACCCGGCCGGACTCCGCGCCCACCCCGGCGACGCTGCGGTCGTCCTCGCCGCTGCCCAGCGGCTCGGCGAAGACGAGCAGGTTGCCGGCGTCGACCCGCACCGCCACCCCGTCCCGCGCGTCCAGCACCCGCTGCCCGTCCGGCCCGAAGAGGGTGACCGCCGGATCCGGGTACGTCCGCCGGGCCAGCACCCGCTCGCCGAGCGGCACCAGCAGGTCGGCGCCCGGGGCGGACCAGCGTTCCGCTTTCTTCCCCTCGGCCGCGGCCACCACCGCGGCGGTCGCCTGGTCGGCGTCGGTCACCTCCAGCAGGCAGGCCCGGTGCTCGCCGCACGGCACCAGCCCCTTGGGCCGGTGCCGGTCGTCGGGCGCCCGGTAGAGCACCGTCGGCTCCGCCGAACTCCCCAGGTCGTACGCGAGCAGCTGGAACCCGCCGTCGTCGTTCGCCACGTACAACCGGTCGGAGTGCGCGACGACCAGGTCGTCCGGCTCCGCGACGTTGGTGCGCCGGCGCAGCACCGCGCCGGTGGCCATGTCGATCAGGCGGACCGAACGGTCCGACGCCACCTGCACGATCCGCCGGACCTCGCCCTGCCAGGGATCCCGGGCGCCGCCGCCGGCGAAGCCCGGCCCGGCCAGGCCCTCCTCGCTGGTCACCAGGTGGACGCTGGTGCGCGAGCTGCCGTACTGGTCGCGCGGGTCGGCGCGGCTCCACTTCTCCGTACCGTCGCTCACCCGGAGGCCGACCAGCCGGTGTCCGTCCCGGTCGGCCAGCACCATCACGTCGGTGCCGAAGAAGAACTCGTCGTCGCCATGCACCGGGTGGTGCCACCGCTGCCGGCCGGAGCCGGCGTCGAGGACCTCCAGCTCACGGGGGGTGCTGGTGCCGGCGGCGTCCGCGACGAGGGCCACGGCGTCGGGCAGGGCGACGATCCGGTCCCACTGTTCGGCGGGCGCCGCGCTCTGCCGGCGCCACAGCTCCTCGCCGGTGCCCGCGTCGACGGCGATCACCTCCAGCCGGTCATCGTCCCGCGGGTACGCCAGATAGGCGCGGTCGCCCAGCGTCGCGGTGAACATGTCGCTGGGCCGGTCCGCGCCGGCCAGGATCCGCTTGCCCCTGTCGAACGCCTGGAAGTCCAGCTCCGGGTGCCGGTCCCTGGTCAGGTAGAGGACCGCCGCGGTGGCCACGCCGGCGAGGGCCGCCACCGCGCCGATCGAGATCCAGAGCGCCCGGCGCCGGCCGCCGGATCCCGCGGCGTTCGACGGGGGTACGCCCGGACCGCCGCCCGACACCGGTTGCGGTACGCCCGCCCAGGGCGCTGGTGGCGCCGCCAGCGCTCCTCCGGCCTGACCGGGCATCGGAGATCCCGCGGCTCCTCCGCCCTGGCCGGTGAGCCCGGCCGCTCCTGCGGCATGGCTGGGGGCAGCGCGCCCCGCCATCGCCGGCGTCGTACCCGCCGCCTCGTCGAGCAGTGTGCCGGCCGGCCCGAGACCGTGCGCCATCGCCGGCCGTGGGCGGCCGGCGTCGTTCGGCACCGTGTCGGCCGGCTCGCCGGCCCCGGCGGGCAGCCGCGGCGTCCGGTCGCCGTCCGGCAGCGTCCCGGCGGGTCCCGGCTCCGGTGACGCGCCGGCCGGTCCCGGCGGCGGGCCGGCGGGGGCGGGGATCAACGGCTTGGTCGTCGAGCGGCCCGGTCGCAGCGGCAGGTCGGTCAGCGCGCCCTCGGCGACCGGCAGTTCCGGCTGCTCCAGCACCGTCGGCGCGACACCCAGCTCGGCGTGGAGCAGCCGGGCCACCAGCGGGATCCGGGACGAGCCGCCCACCAGGAACAGGCCGGCGAGCCGTTCGGGGGTCAGCCCGGCGGCGGAAACGACCCGCCGGGTCTCGGTGACCGCCCGGCGCAGCAGCGGCGTCGCCACGCCCTCCAGATCCTCCCGGGTCAGCGCCACCGCCGCCTCCACCCCCGGTACGGCCACCGGCGCGACCGTGGCCCGGGACAGCATCTCCTTCGCGCCCCGGACGTTCTCCAGGAACCGGAGCCGGTCCCGCCACTGCGTGGTGTTCTCGGGCCGGGTCAGCCGGGCCCACTCGTCCGGGTTGGCGGCGGCGACCCGTGCCCCGAGCAGCTCCACGAGGGCCGCGTCGAGGTCCAGGCCGCCCAGGTCGTCGAGGCCGCCGCAGGAGACGACCGTGAAGCCGGAGTCGCCCCACGGGTCGGCGCCCTCGTTGCGTACCACGGCGACGTCCAGCGTCCCGCCGCCGAAGTCGAAGACGGCGACGGCGTCACCGACCGGCACCGGCCGACGCAGCACCTCGGTGTAGTGGCGGGCGGCGGCCACCGGCTCGCGCAGCAGCCGGGTCCCCGGCGGGGTGGGACCGGACATGGTGTGTTCGGCCGCCGGCGGCCAGCCGGCCAGCGCCAGCGCATCGGCGAGCACCTGCCGGCGGTCGGCGTCCCAGGTGGCCGGGCAGGTGACGACCGCGGGCGGCAGGAACCCGACCGTCCCGACCGCCGCCTCGGCGACCGTGAACAGGACCGCGGCGAGCAGTTCGGCGGGGGAGAGCCGACGATCGCCGAGCATGACGTCCGCCTCGTCGACCCGGCGCTTCGGGTTCGCTTCGTACCGGTCCGGGTCGACCTGGGCCAGCCGCTGGGCGTCCCGGCCGACGTGCAGCTGGCCGTCCGCGTCGGCGTACACGCCGGAGGGGAGGATCGGCTGCCCGTCGACGAGCAGTGGCCGGGTGCGCCCGTCCGGCCAGCGCAGCACGGCCACCGTGTTCGAGGTGCCGAGGTCGACGCCGAGGGCGAAGCCGTCCTGCTGGCCTGACATCGGTCGCTACCTCCACCTGACGAGCGGGATGTCCGGCCCCGCATCGTACGCAGCCCGCGCCGCCGCGCCCGACCATGGTCGATGAAGGCGTAAACGGGGTGCGTCACCTGGATGAGGGCCCTGCGCGTGCCTGGGTCGACGTAGGCAACGGGCGTGCTCGCAACGTGGCCGCGCCTTGCCTCGAAGTGGGCAGGCATGCCGAGCGGACAGCACGCCCGAGCGGCGGACATGAAATCGGCCCAGGTCGGGCACTCGTCCGACCTGGGCCATCTGGTTTGAGCGGGCGACGGGAATCGAACCCGCACCGTCAGTTTGGAAGAGCGTGCTCAAGTGGTCGTGATGCCCGAAACGCCTGCGGCCGGCGCGTGGCCCGGTTGCGTCTCGTGCTCGCTCGTGACCGCCACGCGCCCCGGCTACTGGCCCACCGATGGCCCGTGACGGCCTTGCGATTAGAAGATCAGACGGGCCTGGTAGGGGAGTTGCTACCCTGCTCAGGCTGGTCCGCCGTTGTCGGGCGGCATCGGCGTTGGCTGGCAGGCTTGGCTGTAACGGATGGCTGTCCAGCCCGACCCCGCCGGGCCGCCGCTCGTGTTCGGGTCGTCGGCCTGGCGCAGCTTCGTCCGCGCGCTGAAGGGCGATCGGCTGAGCTGAGAGGACCGCGAATCAGGGGAAGGAGGCGCGTGGTGGGGCCTTCCCCTCTGCTTCTCTAGAGCCTGCTCCGTTCCGGGTGCATCCCGTTGACCATCTCGTGCCCCGGCCTCTGGATGCAGTGCGACCCTGGCTCGGCCCCGCACACCGGGCACGGCCGCCAATCCTGGACCGGGCCGGCGTCGTGACCCAAGATCAGGGCGACCTCGCTCATCTCGTCGGCTATTTCGTGCAGGCTCGGGTCTCGGTGCCGGATGGCAGCCTGGTGGATCTTTTGAATCGACTGTCGCGCCCGCTCCAGCGCGCGCCTTGCCGGTTCGCCAGGATCAGAAGACATGCCGTGCGGGCTTCCCCGGAAAGTGGGGATGAAACCGGCCAGCTGGGGACCACCACCGAGATCACGTCCTGCCCGAGATCCCAAGGTCCTGTCCTAGCGGATCTCTGAGGAGGGCCGGGGTTCGGGGCGGAGCCCCGAGGTCTTCAAGGTCCTGATGTCCGTCAGTGTGGCCGGCCGGCCCGGCCGGCGCGGCCCGCTTTGCGGGCCGCCTTGATCCGATAGAGGGCAATTCGGCATTGCGCCCGGTCTGCGCCGTGTCCTCCGTCGACTGATGTCACTCGTCCGCCAACTGATCTGCGACACAGTCGGCGCGCGGAACGCGGCATGACCGGACGTTCCTCAAACAGCTGCGTGATGCCAACCAATCCGGGTACCTACCTGGGGTACGCGAGTCTGTACGTCGACGCCGTCACCCCGAATGACGGCACACCGACCAGAACGGAGGGCCGATCGGGTACCGGTGAGTGGTGGGCGAAGAAGAGGGGCCTATGAGGCATATCTTCCGGTCCCGACCGGTGTTGACCGAGGAGACGCACCGGGCGACCACGTTCGAGATCTTCTTCGACATCGTGTTCGTCTTCGCCCTCACCCGGCTCATCGCGTTCATGGGGGAACCACCAACGCTCCTGTCCATGGCGCAGGGGATGCTCCTGCTGCTGCTCCTCATGATCTCCTGGGGGGCCTACACCTGGCTGGGCAACCAGGCCCGCGCCGACACGGGTTTGGTCCCCGCCGGCACGGTGATCGCGATGGCTGCCATCTTCGTAGCCGCCCTGGTGATACCCGATGCCTGGCGGCACGGTCGCGACGTGAACGCACCGCTGACCCTGGCCGTGGCCTACATCGTGATACGGGCGGTGCAACTTGCCCTCTACTTCTACGCGGCGGCGGAAGACCGGCAATTGCGCGGCAAACTGCTCATCTTCGCGATCCCGACGGCGCTGGGCTGGATAGCGCTCATCCTCGGCGCGGTGCTGGGCGGCACCGCGCAGACCCTCCTGTGGGCGGCGGCGTTCGTCATCGACATCGGCGGCGGACGCGTCGCCTACGTCTTCCGCGGGGGGTGGCCGCTACGCAGCCCGAGGCATTTCGCCGAACGGCACGGCCTCGTGCTCATCATCGCCCTTGGCGAGTCCCTCATCTCGGTGGGAACCGGGGCCGGGACGGCGGTGGCCCGCTGGCCGGTCCTGGTAGCGGCGCTGCTCGGCCTCAGCATGACGGTGTGCCTGTGGTGGCTCTACTTCGCCAACGCCGCAGCGGCCGCCGCCCGAGCCTTGGCGCAGGCGCCGGGGATTCGGCGCGACAAGATAGCCAGCGACGGGTACAGCCTGGGTCTCCTACCGCTGATCGCCGGGGTTATCTACCTTGCGCTGGGCACCGAGCAGGTCCTCGCCGACCTGGCCCGCAACCGGCCTCAGCACCCCTTCGGGGAGCCGTTGGACTGGACCTCGACTACCGCGCTGTACGGCGGGGTGGTCCTCTACCTCACCGGCCGACTGCTGTTCCTGCGGCTTGCCGTCCGATCCGCCCCGCCAGCGCAACTCGTCGCCGCCGGGGTGGCCCTCCTCCTCCTGCCGGCGGCCCGAGGCATGCCCTCCCTGGCCGCGCTCGGCCTGCTCACCGCCTTCCTCATCGCACTGGTCTGCTACGAGCGGCTGGCCCAGGGGTCCAAGGCGGTGACGCCCTCGGGCTGAGACCGGCGCCCTTCCTGGCGGCGGCTCGCCGCATGGTTCGAAGCGAAGCAGGCCCGCCGGGCAGCCCTGACCGCCGCTGCCGCCTACGCCGCCCACCTCATCCGGCCCCACCTGCCCACCGCGGCGGCCCTCACCGTGGACGTCATCAACGGGGAACTGCGCGCCGTCCTCGACAGAGACCGCCGCACCCTGTGGTACGCGCCCGCATGTCCGACCGGCCTCGACGACGCCACGGTGGAAGACGTCGAGGGCGTCATGCGCGACGCCCTGGAATTCGGTGCGGACGAGAAGTCACTCGAAGAGGCCGGGTGGCAGACTCCCCCGGCCTCGCCCGCGGCCGGCCGTTGGGTCAGGGGGTGACCGCCTGCTTGGCGATCAGCTCGAACGAGCGGATCCGGTCCTCGATGTCGTAGACCTGGGTGGTCAGCATCAGCTCGTCCGCCCCCGTGCGCTCGCGCAGCTCGTCGAGCTGGCGGGCCACGGTCTCCGGGGAGCCGAGCGCCTGCCCCTCGAACCGCGACCGCGCCACCTCCAGCTCCTGCGGCGTGTACGGGTACCGGGCCGCTTCCTCGGGGCTGGCCAGCAGCTGCGCCTGGCCGGTATGCATGCGCAGGAAGGACAGCATGGCCGGGCCGGCCAGGTACTCCGCGCGCTCGTCGGTATCCGCGCAGATCGCGTTGACCGAGACCATCGCATACGGCTTGTCGAGGTACTCCGACGGGCGGAAGTGCTGCCGGTACAGGGCCAGTGCCGGCAGTGTGTTGGCGGAGCTGAAGTGGTGCGCGAAGCTGAACGGCAGGCCCAGCATGCCGGCCAGCTGCGCGCTGAACCCGCCCGATCCGAGCAGCCAGATCTTCGGCATGTTGCCCAGCGCAGGGATCGCGGTGATCCGCAGCCGGGGCTCGCGCCTGGTGAAGTAACCGATGAGATCGTCAAGCTCCTGCGGGAACGCCTCGGCGGACAGGCCCTTCGTCGTCCGGCGCAGGGCCAGCGCGGTGACCTGGTCGGTGCCGGACGTCCGGCCGATGCCCAGGTCGACCCGGCCCGGGTGCAGCGCCTCCAGGGTGCCGAACTGCTCGGCCACCGCCAGCGGGGCGTGGTTGGGCAGCTGCACGCCGCCCGAGCCGACCCGGATCGTCGAGGTCGACGCCGCCAAATGCGCGATCAGCACAGACGGGGACGAACTGGCGACCCACGGCGTGTTGTGGTGCTCGGCCACCCAGAACCGCCGGTAACCCAGCTCCTCGGCGCGGACCGCGAGCGCCGTGGTGTGCCGGAGGGCCTCGGCGGAGGATCCGGTGGCGTCGACCGGAGCGACATCGAGGACAGAGAGAGGTACGTCAATCACAAGATCATTCCTTTGGTGGTGGGGTTGTCGCGTGGCGGGATGGTCTAAACCGGACTCCGGCCCGGGTGGCTAGCGGCGGAACCGCCGGTGAACAGGGCCAACGCGGTGAGGTGGACGCGCTTGGCGCCGAAGCGGCTCATGGCCCAGGCAGCCAGCGGGATCACGGCGCAAAGAGCGAGCGTGTAGCCGGTGGCGACCCTGCACGGTGGCGAGTGGCGCGTCGAACACCGTCGCCAGCGGATGGAGAGCGACGTTGACGATGGTCACGTCGAGCACGGCCATGATCGAGCCGATGACGACGACCACGAGGGTACGGGCGAGAGTGGCGGCGGATCCGGCGGTTCGTGCCGGTCCAGTGACGGTGCTCATCCCCCCCCCGTCACATACCGTGCTCGGCGCGAGCGGTGCGCAGCGCGCGGCCCCACCACAACAGCTGGTCGACCATGTTCTTGGCGGCGCCCTCGCAGACCGCCGGGTCGAGCGGTCTGCCGTCCTCGCCCAGCCCGGACCAGGGCCCGTGCAGGCTGACGGAGTCGCGCACAGTCATGGCGTGCAGCTCGGCGAAGACCTGACGAAGCTGCTCGACGGCGCGAAGCCCGCCGCTCAACCCGCCGTAGGAGACGAAGCCGATCGGCTTGGCCTGCCACTGGGTGTAGTGCCAGTCGATGAGGTTCTTCAACGAGGCCGGAAAGCTGTGGTTGTACTCGGGCGTGACGACGACGAACGCCTCGGCGGCGGCCAGCCGTGGGCTGACGTCGGCGAGAACGGCCTGAGTCCCCGGCGCGGGGGCGGGAAGGCCGTCCCACCCGGGCATGGACACGGGAAGATCCAGGCCGGCGACATCGACAACGTCGAGATCGATGTCGGTGCGGTGGCCCACATGGCCGGTGAACCACTCGGCGACCGACAGGCCGGAGCCGCCGCCACGAGCACTTCCGATGATGACGGCGACCCGGAGCGCGGGGTCGTTCGAAGGTGCGAAGTCAGACATCGCGGTCTCCCCTCTCGTTTCATTGCCACGATTCGCTGCACGTCAGGTAGCATACAACGAGTATTGCAAAAGATAAAACGATCGTTGTAATCGGCCTTGATCGACATGTGGGAGATGAAGCGATGACCGGCGCGGGCTCAGAGGACAAGACAAGGACGGCCCAGCCGCGGCGGGGCCGGGTGGACAAGGCGACAGCGATCGTGCAGGCCGCGTGCGAGGTCTTCGGACGGGACGGCTACTCCCGGGCCAGCATCGACACGATTGCC
The window above is part of the Micromonospora inositola genome. Proteins encoded here:
- a CDS encoding GNAT family N-acetyltransferase; the protein is MTDVVVPRAEDFDEIAGLLALAFHVGLDPELLEVERGIFEPERGLLVRDGTTAVAYAAAFTRELGVPGASVPAAHVTGVSVAPTHRRRGLLTALMRRQLREIRDAGREPVAVLWASEGRIYPRFGYGLAAQRLTISCDTTELRLPEQAASVAGTLRLDQPAARPAELARLYDRVRAHRAGWSDRDERWWRYVLADVKSLREGATERRVLLHEGAAGLDGYALFRTKDEWDRGGPRGEVRVDEMVAENPDAYLALWRLLLSIDLTRRLSFRTAAVDEPLLWLVNEPRQLGAQLSDGLWVRVVDLPAALAARRYATDLDVVIEVTDELLPENAGRWHLVGGPSGATCTATAASAQLACDVRALGELYLGGAGLGALAAAGRVRELVPRSLAAAGPAFGWHRAPAPMEVF
- a CDS encoding propionyl-CoA synthetase, whose translation is MGAYRSAYERSIADPAGFWRDAAADIDWFRAPERILDDSAAPLYRWFPDAVLNTCHNALDRHVAAGRGDQPALIHDSPVTGTVRTYSYAELLAETARFAGALRRLGVGRGDRVLLYLAMVPEAVIAMLACARIGAVHSVVFGGFAAHELAVRIDDARPTVIVATSCGIEVDRVVDYHPILTAALTEAAHGPAHCVIVQRPQRPAPLLPGRDLTWDEVMADAEPVDCVPVAATDPLYILYTSGTTGRPKGVVRDNGGHAVALRWSMRNVYDIGPGEVFWAASDVGWVVGHSYIVYAPLLTGATTVLYEGKPVGTPDAGAFWRVIAQHRVAALFTAPTAIRAIRRQDPDGALISGYDLSSLRTLFLAGERLDPDTWAWAGERLGVPVVDNWWQTETGWPVAANPRGLQPLPIKPGSPSVPVPGYDVRVVDGTGREVPPDTDGSIVIRLPLPPGCLPTLWGDDERYVRSYLSTFPGHYLTGDGGRFDAAGYLYVMGRTDDVINVAGHRLSTGAMEEVLAGHPAVAECAVIGVADALKGQVPSGYVVLKAGAEVDPDALAGELVALVRQRIGPVAAFRRVTVVPALPKTRSGKILRRTMRGLVEGRDEPVPATIDDPATLAVFRGLGAGAD
- a CDS encoding zinc finger domain-containing protein codes for the protein MSSDPGEPARRALERARQSIQKIHQAAIRHRDPSLHEIADEMSEVALILGHDAGPVQDWRPCPVCGAEPGSHCIQRPGHEMVNGMHPERSRL
- a CDS encoding ribose-5-phosphate isomerase, giving the protein MRVYLGSDHAGFELKVHLANHLATQGYEVVDVGPHAFDPDDDYPAFCLHTGDRVVNDPGSLGVVIGGSGNGEQIAANKVAGVRAALAWNIDTAQLAREHNDANIIAVGARQHTLDEATALVEAFLTTPFSGNPRHSRRIAQVASYEQTRELPDLPA
- a CDS encoding DUF397 domain-containing protein; amino-acid sequence: MAVQPDPAGPPLVFGSSAWRSFVRALKGDRLS
- a CDS encoding Hsp70 family protein yields the protein MSGQQDGFALGVDLGTSNTVAVLRWPDGRTRPLLVDGQPILPSGVYADADGQLHVGRDAQRLAQVDPDRYEANPKRRVDEADVMLGDRRLSPAELLAAVLFTVAEAAVGTVGFLPPAVVTCPATWDADRRQVLADALALAGWPPAAEHTMSGPTPPGTRLLREPVAAARHYTEVLRRPVPVGDAVAVFDFGGGTLDVAVVRNEGADPWGDSGFTVVSCGGLDDLGGLDLDAALVELLGARVAAANPDEWARLTRPENTTQWRDRLRFLENVRGAKEMLSRATVAPVAVPGVEAAVALTREDLEGVATPLLRRAVTETRRVVSAAGLTPERLAGLFLVGGSSRIPLVARLLHAELGVAPTVLEQPELPVAEGALTDLPLRPGRSTTKPLIPAPAGPPPGPAGASPEPGPAGTLPDGDRTPRLPAGAGEPADTVPNDAGRPRPAMAHGLGPAGTLLDEAAGTTPAMAGRAAPSHAAGAAGLTGQGGGAAGSPMPGQAGGALAAPPAPWAGVPQPVSGGGPGVPPSNAAGSGGRRRALWISIGAVAALAGVATAAVLYLTRDRHPELDFQAFDRGKRILAGADRPSDMFTATLGDRAYLAYPRDDDRLEVIAVDAGTGEELWRRQSAAPAEQWDRIVALPDAVALVADAAGTSTPRELEVLDAGSGRQRWHHPVHGDDEFFFGTDVMVLADRDGHRLVGLRVSDGTEKWSRADPRDQYGSSRTSVHLVTSEEGLAGPGFAGGGARDPWQGEVRRIVQVASDRSVRLIDMATGAVLRRRTNVAEPDDLVVAHSDRLYVANDDGGFQLLAYDLGSSAEPTVLYRAPDDRHRPKGLVPCGEHRACLLEVTDADQATAAVVAAAEGKKAERWSAPGADLLVPLGERVLARRTYPDPAVTLFGPDGQRVLDARDGVAVRVDAGNLLVFAEPLGSGEDDRSVAGVGAESGRVVELGQLKDVRGESCSWNTEVIACGSAKDFVLHRFAAG